A region from the Acyrthosiphon pisum isolate AL4f chromosome A1, pea_aphid_22Mar2018_4r6ur, whole genome shotgun sequence genome encodes:
- the LOC100162227 gene encoding uncharacterized protein LOC100162227 (The RefSeq protein has 1 substitution compared to this genomic sequence) has translation MWINYIAYTLISIVNVYCISTFTTVTSSKTDNAVFIYPGQDKSERDLGICEQHSVCNIVHLRFWFPNQVERLCKCPNREECPWKWSTDDNLSMPLDNRSQLKFCKPINELPDCTMKSDESITIIKSREDNNVQIKAKVHCNCPHHTTWALIKHEQKEQHNETTDISYVEDLFKCKKLKDCNTGEFCGFIRTDYYFTYTKCTCPYGHLCLHKDRQESTTYEMLFYGTSYRAECTLLSTEV, from the exons ATGTGGATTAATTATATTGCATACACTTTGATAAGTATAGTCAATGTGTATTGTATATCTACATTTACGACAGTTACATCCAGCAAAACAGATAATGCTGTATTCATATACCCAGGacaa gaCAAAAGTGAACGAGACTTAGGCATTTGTGAACAACATAGTGTGTGTAATATTGTACACCTTAGGTTTTGGTTTCCAAATCAAGTTGAACGTTTATGTAAATGCCCAAACCGTGAAGAATGCCCATGGAAGTGGAGCACAGATGATAATCTTAGTATGCCATTAGATAACCGTTCACAACTaaag ttttgtaaACCTATTAACGAACTGCCTGACTGTACAATGAAATCCGATGAATCTATAACGATTATAAAAAGCAGAGAGGAtaacaatgttcaaataaaagCCAAAGTCCACTGCAATTGCCCACATCACACAACTTGGGCATTAATAAAACATGAACAAAAAGAACAACATAATGAAACTACTGATATAAGTTACGTtgaagatttatttaaatgtaaaaag TTGAAGGATTGCAATACTGGTGAATTTTGTGGATTTATAAGAACTGACTACTACTCTACATACACTAAATGCACTTGTCCATATGGTCACCTGTGTTTACACAAAGATAGACAAGAAAGTACAACAtatgaaatgttattttatggaACATCA
- the LOC100568540 gene encoding glycine-rich cell wall structural protein-like isoform X2: protein MERSYGIDDYQPSRGNGLGFGLEPSTFISVLAFLAFLLHALLILLIPTLKSFFTGPFFGHGYANGIGYSNGFGGGGGFGGGPGFGGVGYGGLQNGGYGAGGGFGYGAVPSILGGVNGILGTGLLGTTGLLGTGLSGLFGPGVGGLGAAAPAAAAAGTPITRGASRSRSVVGENRTWVSEDETQVKPTAKVDGSTGRNINANRLLSKCNFYFCLLGKTKIDHMLVLRERK from the exons ATGGAAAGGTCTTATGGTATTGACGATTATCAACCATCAAGAGGCAACGG tttaGGTTTTGGCCTAGAACCGTCAACATTTATATCGGTACTGGCATTCCTGGCATTCCTGCTACACGCGCTATTAATACTACTTATACCGACCCTGAAGTCATTTTTCACCGGGCCCTTTTTCGGCCACGGGTATGCCAACGGCATTGGCTACAGCAATGGATTCGGTGGTGGTGGAGGATTCGGAGGCGGACCCGGATTCGGTGGCGTGGGCTATGGAGGTCTGCAGAACGGAGGCTACGGGGCCGGAGGTGGTTTCGGTTACGGAGCCGTTCCGTCCATATTGGGTGGCGTCAACGGCATATTGGGTACAGGGCTTTTGGGCACGACGGGGTTATTGGGCACGGGATTGTCTGGACTATTTGGTCCAGGAGTTGGAGGCTTAGGGGCGGCGGCACCAGCGGCTGCGGCGGCGGGGACGCCGATTACCCGTGGCGCGAGCAGGAGTAGATCAGTCGTCGGTGAAAACCGAACGTGGGTTTCCGAAGACGAAACGCAA GTAAAACCTACAGCTAAAGTAGACGGGTCAACGGGACGAAATATAAACGCAAACAGATTGCTgagtaaatgtaatttttacttttgtttacTTGGCAAAACGAAAATTGATCATATGTTAGTGTTACGagaacgtaaataa
- the LOC100568540 gene encoding keratin, type II cytoskeletal 3-like isoform X1, with product MERSYGIDDYQPSRGNGLGFGLEPSTFISVLAFLAFLLHALLILLIPTLKSFFTGPFFGHGYANGIGYSNGFGGGGGFGGGPGFGGVGYGGLQNGGYGAGGGFGYGAVPSILGGVNGILGTGLLGTTGLLGTGLSGLFGPGVGGLGAAAPAAAAAGTPITRGASRSRSVVGENRTWVSEDETQVSQNQNVFIIMYLAILRHRVYVNLHNVLYRIKTNYINPPPLSFHVSEQISASVKQYYI from the exons ATGGAAAGGTCTTATGGTATTGACGATTATCAACCATCAAGAGGCAACGG tttaGGTTTTGGCCTAGAACCGTCAACATTTATATCGGTACTGGCATTCCTGGCATTCCTGCTACACGCGCTATTAATACTACTTATACCGACCCTGAAGTCATTTTTCACCGGGCCCTTTTTCGGCCACGGGTATGCCAACGGCATTGGCTACAGCAATGGATTCGGTGGTGGTGGAGGATTCGGAGGCGGACCCGGATTCGGTGGCGTGGGCTATGGAGGTCTGCAGAACGGAGGCTACGGGGCCGGAGGTGGTTTCGGTTACGGAGCCGTTCCGTCCATATTGGGTGGCGTCAACGGCATATTGGGTACAGGGCTTTTGGGCACGACGGGGTTATTGGGCACGGGATTGTCTGGACTATTTGGTCCAGGAGTTGGAGGCTTAGGGGCGGCGGCACCAGCGGCTGCGGCGGCGGGGACGCCGATTACCCGTGGCGCGAGCAGGAGTAGATCAGTCGTCGGTGAAAACCGAACGTGGGTTTCCGAAGACGAAACGCAAGTGagtcaaaatcaaaatgttttcataattatgtacttagcAATCCTTAGGCACCGCGTGTACGTGAACTTACATAATGTtctatatagaataaaaacaaattatattaaccccccccccctctcattCCACGTCAGTGAGCAAATTTCTGCTTcggtaaaacaatattatatataa